Below is a window of Macadamia integrifolia cultivar HAES 741 chromosome 8, SCU_Mint_v3, whole genome shotgun sequence DNA.
GTTCCTATGATGATATAAAGCTTTCACCATGCAACTCGCAAAGAAGGCAAGGTTATGGGACTTCGTAATGACAACCCATGTCAAGACATGCTTGTTCCACAATTTTCAGGCACCTCGCATATGACAGagatggtttttcttttcttttcttttttttttttttttttttttttttttaactttttcatGGACTAGAACACTGTCATTCCCTGCACAATTACATGTTGGATTTAATAAATCTAGCTTTGTTTTCCTCAATGCTGTCACTTGGCCTCTAGCCATGGAATAGAATCCAGGAATTGGATCATCTAAATCAACTCAAAGATCTGTGTGGTACATGCTCACCTTTATTTCATTTCAaatatatcaccttctttattttagATGAGTATGACCTCTTTAGATCTTGTATCCTTCCAAATATGAAAGTTCATTTTGTAAAAATTGCTTATCCTAGCTATTATCAGAACTACAAGAGAATTTCTGATTTGGTACATATTTTATACTTTAATCTGTATCATCCAACATGCTAGTTGAAATCATTTCAGTATGGCACACTGAAGGAAGGTGGGTGGATGAAATTCCAAGATTCTTCTGGCATTAAGCTCCCTCATGTCCCGTTTTGTTATTTCCCACAACCTTTGCTGGATCAGAGCTTTCCATTTGATGAGCCAAGTCATAAGTTGCATGGACACCAACAAACACATAGTAAACCAGCATTACGATTGTGCAGATCCCGAACCTCACAAAAGCCTGGGATCCAAGAGAACCCATCAGGAACAGGTTTGTTGCTATCGACAAGGATGGAAGCCAAGGAACAAGAGGAACTCCCCAGACTTTGGGCGTCCGCTGCTGAGGCAAAAGCAATGAAAGCCCCAACGTCCCAAAAAACCAGAATGGAACGGTTATGTGTAGCCAAGCCATCCATTAGGCCTTAACCCCAATAAGCTGAAGTACCCATTGAGGAAGCAATAATGATCAACAAAAAGGCCACCAGCTTCAAGAGGTTTTTTTGAGGAGTAACTCCTCTCACATAGTATCTCCTCACTAGAAGTGCGATTTCCATCATCGCAAAAACAAAGTGTGCTGATGGATAATAAGGTTGACAGGACACTTAAGCTGGAGAAGAAAGCAATACAGGAACTTAAAGTGGTGATCAGCATAGCGTGCATGGCCAAGTGACCCCACCAAGAGAACAGTAGTCATTCCCTTAAGTGCACCTAGAGCTACAAAATACTTCGCCCATTTCATACCTACACTCTGACCTGCAACAGAGAAGGCTGCATTTGTGTCTATATTTGTATAATTCTGCATCATAGGTAGTGACAGGGCCATCAAGCGGTAAATTACTGTGATTATTGACATGGATCCAAGCAGACCCAATGGAATATCTCTCGatgggtttttggtttcttcGGCCATGTTGGCAACGTAATTGAATCCACCATAGGTGAAATACACGATTGCAGCTTCTTGGAAGACTCCTTGTGCCCCGTAAGGAAAGAAGGGTGTCATGTTGGAAGTCTTGGCATGAATGAATCCTGCAATTATCAGAAACAGTATCAACACAGTGTTTATTGCTGATGCAATCCAATTGAAGTATGATGTCTTCTTAGTGCTTATCATTGCAAGCGTTGCAGCGATAATCAGTACTGCTACTGCAATTGGGTCCAAGAGGTTGAAATTATTTGCTAGATAAGGTGCTTGTATCCTTAAAGAATTGGGGGAAAGGTTCAAAAGTGTTGCAAAATAAGAAGTCCAAGGCCTGGCTACAGCTGCAGTACTAAGAATGCTCTCCAAGAGCATGTTTCCTGCAGCTATGAAAGCAACAAAATCACCTAATTCCACTCTCAGGTAAGCAAACGATCCCCCGGCTACCGGAATTTCTATAGCAAATTCTGTAGAGCAGAAGACAGAGAGCATTGCTGAAAAACCTGAAGCAATATAGGACGGTACTATGGCAGGGCCAGCATGATCATGTGCTTCTTGGCCTGTTAGTACAAAGATACCAGCACCAACAACAGCACCAAACCCAAACCATGTGATATCCCACCAGTTGAGGCACCTTTTCATGTCATTCTCGTTTTGTTTCCAGAGCGCCCCGATCTCGTTGGCATCATCAGATCGGGTGGTGAGTCAGTCCTTGAACCGAAAACATGTTTGTGAAAGTGCTGATTTATAGTTGTGCCAGTTTTCAAAGGATTGTTCAGGAAAGAAATCTTGCTTGCTCCACCTGCAATAGCTCCTTGGCTGGATATCATCATTGCCCAATCCATTAGCTGAACCCATGAGAGAGTGTTTTGATCTATCTGATCTTCAATTCAGTTTTTGGCTCAGCATATAGTGGAAGCAAGCAACTACTGATTGAAGTGAAGTCCTAAAATTTCAATGTTACTTTATATAGAATCTTCTCTGAcctattgatattttttttatcaattgttGAATTTTACTATGATTGAAGTCCACAAGGAAAGATTCTGATTAAACTaatcatcaagaaaaaaataggagacttTGCAAGATGCTAGTATGCAAAATGCCTTAATACTcatttggaagaaaaactgaACCAGTATGCAAAATGCCTTAAGACTCCTTTGCCTCCTGGGAAAAATAGCTTATTTATGGCATAGTTTCCTAGGCGCTGGTAAGGCAACGCCTTAGCAGCACctaggcgctgatgcggtctagaaatggtaaggcagtgctccgccttatgtgaagtggcgccttatgggttttttttttttaaacacattttaaaattacttgatgaagattccaaatatagattttttattggtaggtgtatggttttgataacacttgagatgtatgggattaactttactccaccaaatataaccaaaacaaacaaaacaaaaacccgattcacaaatagggttggattttgtcaagggttttaaaaaatgactttgagaaggaatcaaggaacaaggaagaaccattgatccaggaaaccattttgctccggtagcggtgagcttcattcttctttgacaggaatagaaatatagtggatgaccttagggcttaggcactcattttggcatcatagaggtaagcataataaatacttgtatttttttatgtcttcttttctttatatttataattttgttttataattatacatttatattatatgttaatatgttatgatgattgatgattaatgattgatgattgatgattgatgattgatgattgacgattgacgattgatgattgaatattgatgattgatgattgatgattgatgattgatgaagatgaacatagtttattcactttactgatttgttttcttgatgaatatcttacattggtatgaatatgaacctttaatatatatttaacatatgagtaataggattcaactaggatttgagtcaaatagattggttttataaaaaattacacatgaacgCTTTAATCGATAAGGCGACACTTTATGCCCGttttatcgctaaggcgctctgaaagactctcaaacgcctccgtcaccttaccgccttaaaaactattttATGGCACTAGTATATATCCACTACATGGAAGCTTAGTTGAAGCTCAAATTGGTTGATATTTCTTgagattttttgttcttttatatATGCAAGAAGGTTCAAATAGGATAGGCAATTGTATTGGACACAGTCCATTCGGATACCGATTCAATCGGAGTTGGTTTGAAACCTAGAAACTCCTTTTGAATGCATGGATCGATTCGAATCGATAGAAATTAGTATGAGCTCGGCCGATTCCCCATTTTTTTAACACAGAAAATGTTAAGAGATAACAAAGGAAAGGgaataagaaaaattataaatagcCAAGAACTGCTGACTAAGTTTTTCTCATTGAGAAGAAACAACAGTCAGCATTTTTGGAATACATGAGTCATGTTACTCATGATATAAGCATAAAGCATCAATGCGTTGATGATATGAAGTTTTTGCTTGGGTGATGGGTATTGCTATGTCACTCTTCAAGAGCAGTTGGTGGTGGTGTTGACATGCTTCATTGTAAAATCTATAGGCTTTGATTGTTGGGTTTTATATCTTATATTTTGTAGTGGTATATATAATTACCATTAGGTTTGTATATGTTTTGATCAGGTTATGGATCCATTTATGTACGAAGTTTAtaatttttagggtttcctATATGTTCTCTGTGAAAAGCCTGGAACACAAGCATGGAAGATCACTTTGTGAGGTAAGGAGTGGGTGGAGAGTTTTTCTGGCTTGGAAGAGAATCTCTGATTCTTTCTAGTGGATGTAGACTGTCAAACAAACATTAAATTCCTTTGTTTGCTCGATTTCTTCCGTGCTGTTGCGCATTTGTTCTCAACAAATTTAGATACGGTACAAGATAAGGGCATATATAATTTggtataaaaattgaaaataacacCCATGGATGAAGAAGATTGAGAAAACTCCTCCTATGCAATATTGCAAGAATGAATTCTTATCCTCTGAGTTCAGTTGTTTTAAGGTTTCTTAGGTAACTTCTACTAACATCAATATTGGCTGAGAGAAACAACCCCTAAGCAATATTTTATAAGATTTAACACAGATTTGGTAATGGTACCTCACAAATCCTGTGCCATCAATTCATGGCCTAATAAGAGATTCAGATGGCATTGTAATTCAAACATTTTCCTGCTTTATTGGCAACCCTACAACACCTAAAGATGAATTACAGGCTATTTGACATGCTCTTCAAATTGCATGGCAAAGAAATCTTACTGTCTTTTGTTCTCTACATACCGTCTCTTTTGAGAATCCTAAACAATGATGTACAGTACAGGACTGTACCAGACCCCGTAGAATACAAACTACTTCCTTTACTGAGGCCTTTAGGGCTACTTTCATGTATATATTTTCATTAATCTTCCTTATTTTAATGCCCCTTCCCACTCACTgctccccaccacccccccccccaaaaaaaaaaaataaaataaaataaagaggaCTGTTAACTGAAGAGATCATGCCGACCAAGGTCAACAGTATAGTTTTAGTTTAAACACACTTATACACTGCGAAACAACAGAGATGGATGCCGctgaaccatagttgtcaaggtaaACTAAGGGACTAGATGGGGTCTAGACCAAGGTGATGCCTTGGCAACTATGAGTGAACTATTGTAAGGTTCATATATTCCCTACTGAAAATCATAGACCCATGGACCAAGAACAAAGTATCACATGAAAACCAGAATAATATACATATACTAGATGCAGAAAATCATGTTATTAACTGATGCAGTGACCAAGAAAAGAGTCTCACATTAAAAATCCAGAATTGTACAGTTCAAAACTTCATATGCTTTCCTTCTGTGGACATCAAATATCTCACATCCCCAATAATGAGAGGGATGTGATGCCATTAAACCCCAGAAAGGTTTCATACATTCCCTGCTTAAACTTACCATGACACATACCGACCATGGACCAAGAAAACATGCTACACAAGAACCCATAAGGAAATTCATACATTCCATGCTAAAAAATAATGAGGACAATGTCATAATGACAACTTATTAATAAGCCTGGTCTCACATTGCAATTTCTACACAATGGAATAGGAAGGAAGTTCCTGTTAAAATTGAAAACAAGACAGGATGGCAATGGATAACTACTCCACAGGCAACGATTTGACTGGTCAAGGTTGAAAAGTCCCGCATAATTCTACTGAAAAGGAACTCAAATTTTGTATCGATGATCTCCCCAGGTGGAAACCACTGAATCatggtttggactttggatcTTGAGCCTATTGAAGATGCTTGATGTTGCTTATAAGTGTTGTAATGCAGTGAACCAATCAACAAGTTTCTATACAAAGGTCGAAAGGTTTTCTTGCTACAGAACAGGAATGTAGAAAATCATCAACTTTTGCTCAATAAAAGTTTCAGCTGTCCAATTAAAGATTCACAGGGAAGAGAGATGATTCCCTAGTGAATTTCCCATTTAAAGGAACAGACAAAAGTTTAAAAGACTACTCACTGAATAAAGATATTCAATTATTTTCTGATTAAAATGAAGTCCGCTCACCTGCGTCAACttaatccaagaacaaaatgatCGCTCAAATCAACACCTTGAGAATTCCACAATCAAAGCTACAGGAAAATATAGAAAAGAAGCTTTCTTTAATTATGAAGACAAATTACTTGGATGAATGCATGCTACTCCAAGGGAATTTAGTAGTCCCAGTATTGGTATCACCAAAAGCACCACGACCACCACGTCTTCCCTGCTTGCTTGGTTGCTTCTCAGGCTTAAATCTGCTGTTGTCGCCGATGCCATCAAGCCAATGAGATTTCACTTCCTTTTCCTCAACAATGCTTGACTTTGACTGCTTATTCATTCTTTGCCTCTCCTCCTCAATTATGCGCATCGGAAAGAGATCAGGAGAGATGGATAATGGATTCTTTAGGGTTACATAGGCTTTCTTGTAATCTGGTTTTGCAATCAGGAGTccacctctcttcttcttcttcccttccatgTTTAGGGTTTGGACCTTCTCAACTTCAAAGCCATACAATGATTCAAGAACTCTCTTAATTTCGATCTTTTTGTACCCatagaggaaaaaagagaagcatcaataatatataaatatattttaaaagtGAGTTCAAATATAAGCGGAAAACCATTGATAGCACATTAGATCACCTTTGAAGCTGAAGGGATAGTTTTGAGTGCAATTTCTTTGATGTTGCTGAAAGTTGATGGCATGAGAAGCTTAATAGGGAGATTAGCAAAATGAATGACCCGTCTTCCCAACCTGCTGCCCATGTTGCTTccttttttgttgatgatctgACTACTGCATATGAGAGTTCTTGGTAAGTGTTATATGGGACACTAATATGACACATTTTGCATATTAGAAGCATACTGATTGAGATTGAGATTATGGTTTTTCACTTGCCAATGTGGATGTCTCAAAGAGTCAAACCCCCCAACTTAAAAGACTAAGCAAAAGCAAGTAAGGCTCTGAACTATAACAATTCTGTTTTTTAAACTTGATTCTGGGTCTGGCACACTTTTTCACATTTCTGTTTTTCTAAGATGACATGTCTTAAATGCTGTAtggtaacccaaaaaaaaaaaaaaggattttgtaACCTGGAAGgaacagaaacatgtatggttcgCACTTAACATAatcgtttctgttagaaaccaatgTTTACATAAAATGCCATCTTCACCATGAGTGCCAATTCCTTAGATAATACAATACAAAGTTTTTATCTAATTCTTTGGATAACACAATAAATAAGccaattaaaaaatttaataatataaGAAAAGAATCATCAAAAGAACAGAAATTTAGCTCTAGGTATGCTAAATTAACATGAATTGAATCAAAAGAAGAGCATGTGTGAAGGTAACTTTATAATTTGAGATCTTTAGTGTATTGCCATTATTAAATAATCCATTAAACATAGAGAAACAGATGTAATCTCAAACCAAACAGCCAGAAGAATGCTCTTCAAGCACTAAGAGATGCCTCTGCCTCTCAGGTATTGAGGTCATTCAACATTCCTTAGACCTCATGGTTGTTTTTCCCCACTAGGGaattatttaataattaatGAGGTACTCATATTTCCCTACAGGATGCTTTCAGACTTGgcaaaaaaagcaaaacaagaAGCTCCAGCTGACTGTTTTGATCAATTTCTGGAGTTTCATCACCAAATGGTGCAAGCAGTGACTGACATGGAGTTAATTCAAGCAGCTCCATGTAGTGAAATGGTTGAAGCCACTCCTGGTCTGATTAGAAACAGAGGAATAAAGACCCTCGCTGCATCCATAGATTACGAAGGCATGGCTCTTGCTAATGAAACTCTCTCCAGAGTACTCATGAACAGTAGCTTCAATGCAGAGAAAACGAAGGAGAAGATACTCATGAACAGTAGCTTCAATGCAGAGAAaacgaaggagaagaagaataaaaccgACCTCTGAATAAATCGATTGATGCCATTGTCGCTGAGGTGAAGCTCAAGCGACAATTATGAGCACCAGAAAGTGAGAGACCCTACAATCGACAGAAACAGCGTATTTTGCTCCTCTTTGATAGGATCTTAGCTACCCCTGGGAAGCCTTTCTTGAATGAGGataccagagagagagaaacagagaggCTGTGGGACAAAGAACATCTGGTTGCATTGAGGTCTTTCAGAGCAGGAAACGGAGAGAGGCTACCGATTTAGACCCTAATTCCATACTTGCCTAAATCGAACAAACATTCAAgcataaaaaacataaaaatcgaTGCCTAAAATACCCTAAAATCGAACAAGATCGCATCCTACCGAAGCCTAAaatcgagagagagagtcaaCTTACCTTCGTGCACAGAGGAACCTCGACCTCGACCTCGACCTCGACCTCTCTCTCGCTGGAACAACAGTAAAGCTGAAAACTACAAGAAAAATTagcagagagagggagagaaagagagagggaccGATCGCATCACCTCGCCAACGGCAGATAAAAGACGATGAAAGAAGTGGGAGATCTTGCTCTCATTTCCTCTGCTTCTCTTCCCTGGTCGTGTTCTAAGAGAAAAGTGTGTAATAGGGTTCACAACACCCTTGAATTCAAAGGATTGTTATGTTTTGAGCTTAAATTTCGGTTTTACCCCTCCTACTTAAGTGAGTCACTTGTTGATTCTGCGCCTTTTGCTCAGAATTGATTTTGAGTGTGAGGAATTTGGTTTTTCGGATCATTTAAAAAATCGAAAGAAGTTAAACCGGACTTATCATTCCGGTTTTACCttatttctgttccaaaaaaacgGAAAAACAACGTAATCTATTTTTTAGAAACTACACCCAATATAACCAATTCTAATCTAAGTAACCTTCATATTCTCATAAGTACAATTAAACAGAAATGATGACTCATACACGAGATATTTCTCTGGAAAATATTACCTGAAATGGACTAACAATAACCTGCTACTGCAATCACCGTGGCAACAACCTTTTCCACCACAAGTgggaagaggaaaggggaacAGGAAGCAAGTAAATCTCACTTGATGTTCGCCTTCGTCACCGGCCGCTAGGAAGGAAGACGGAGAAGCAAGGGTCAAGGGTTTCCACTCTCAGCCTACAGTCTCAGACgaaacgaagaagaaaatgtttggGGTTTTCTATTTGACTTATTTGgttttatgtttttaattttttttttcttcaaaatgtATAAATATGTATTATATACACATTATTTGCTTATAATACTGGTGCTTGTAGAATACCCATATAAAATTGATCTTTTAGGGctcgtttgacaacgtttctgccgtttatgtttcaagaaacggaagaaacataaatttccgtttctagaaatagaaaatgaattgaaggtgtttgataagttatgtttctagaagtcgatagtaaccagtgaaataatggtcacaagtcgtttccagaaacggcgaaacaagttcttgaaccataaataggtagaaatttctatttctatttctagaaacaagtaaaacgaaacagttttatcaaatgttttttgttccgtttctgccgtttctaaatgcttttcttgaaacgttatcaaatgggcccttagatTGATATGGTAAAGTGTGACTTTTGATTGAAACGTTTGGATGCAATAAGGATACGTATATTTTATACACGGATTTACTAGCTATGACCAAGATTGAACTTCAAAACATTGGccttggatggaaagaaattaGGTCCGTCATGAATACTtgtcaaggttttaaaacgcaTGATTGGTCTCAATTGATTCAGAATGGTATCAGTTGCGGTGTCTGAACAACCCTAATGGattcgatccaatttttaaaaccatgatcctCTAGATTTTGAGAGGCAAAATTCGATCTAACCATTATAAAAGTGTTCTCTAATGATTATTTTATACATAAATGAAGGGGAAAAGAACATTCCCTGATAGGGCAGTCCCTATGCATTGGGGATtacacatgggcatcaataggggtagggttttttgtatttcataggGGTGAGGGTATTATTTTGTCGATCTTTGTGTCTAGGTGCATGGTTGTGCCTTTTGCCAACATTAGATTGTAACTAATGTTGGGTTTAAGAACAACCCTTAACACATGGCATAATGGCTAGAGCCCCAAGAAGTTGGGGACCCCTAAGTTTAAAGTACAATCAAAGTATTTAATGATACATAACATGTAATGTAAtccatatttttaataaataattgaGGAAGTTACATTCCCCTCCCTTGGACAATTGGACATAACATCACCAGTCATTAATGGGACGtttgaaagaatcttcaaactcTGAGGGAGGGGATTGGCATTGATGAAAGTACGTGAAGGAAAACTACTATTAGGCCATAGTCCAAGGGGAGGAgaatgtaatttcctctaaataATTTAACGAAAAATCAACATGAGGATTTAAGCTCAAACAATCTTTTATTTACATAAGAGACACTTTAGTCCACACGATATCGCCAAGTAAACCAATTCCCACTTCATTGCCTTTGGATTCCTTTCATTCTCGATGTGTATTATATCAATATTATTATTAGtggataccaatacctaaaaccctaatgtGATAAATTGGTCGAGGTAGATTCATTTTGGACTGATTTTGTATGGAAACTAGGACTACGGTATTTTTAAGTCGATTCTGACCTAGATttagagttggatcagaatttTCATTGGGGTTGGGGTTCCACGTGAAAGTAATGATCTTACAATTGATGTGAGTACCCTAAAGTCGTGAAAACTCATAAGGATTTTGACACCCTCTTTTTAATTATTGGGAGAAACCTTGCCAATTTAGCGTAGAGAATACCTAGACACAACCCTGAGAAAAGAGGCCAAGGGGCCGCATAGGCATATAATCATCCAATTAGAAAAACAAAAGGGATTCTTAAGGACACACATAGTTGGCTACTTTCATGGAGGCTATGTTAGAAACTAGAAACTCAGGCCAGAGGATCCCTCAAACTTGTGAAGAAAATGTGGcattttggttttgatgttAACGGTcatgttttttgaatttattcgGCTATGATGGAATATTCAAGAGTTTAGAAAGACATACTCAAAACTTACAAGTTTAGAGGATGTTACATTTTCAATGGTCACTATGAACATATTGGATCAAAATTCCAGAAAAATCCTCTCCACTGGTTATCCATTAATTTCCCCCTCAATTACTAGATAATAGATAGCTTAAATTTTTTCCGAAGTTTTTCCCTTGGTTTCCGGTACAAATTTTGCCACAAACAGAAAAGGTTATTGCAAAAACTCcaccatagaaaaaaaaaaaaaaaaaaaaatatatatatatatatatagcctgAAAAGggaaaaccaaacaagcctgaAATATATTGTTAAATATTGGGAATATTTAAAACATATTTTTCTGCTGATATTGAAGAACTCATTCCCATGAAGAGCTCTAGTTcaggaaaaaaattgaagatgtAAGAAACAGTCTAAGAACCAACCATGTGTCGACATGTCAACAAGGAATATTGACCAAATATCGCCGACCCGAGTGGATCATATGATGCCTCCACTATTATCCTGGTTAACTTTTTTAAGAGGTAAACACCAAGGGGTAGTAGAAAATCATGTATTCCACAAGTGATGGGGAAACATTAGTTAATATACTGAATTAACCTCTCAAGTTGAAAGAAAACATATAATTCACCAATGTATGGCAATAACAAGAACTAACAATATGAGGGGAAGCAAATAGACCCAATAACCTAGTTTACTTAATTTGCTGGCCTTAGGGTTTAAAGCCTTTTTCTGTTCCCTGGTTGAAGTCTTTATCACATTCACTAATTTTAGAAATCATTTGCTTTCAATCTCTTCTACCCCATGAACTAAAGAGttcaaaataaaaccctaactaAACGGGGTGGTTGAACATGTGGATTGGGGAATTCCATTGAAATCACTCAGAAGTCTTCATAACTGAAATGTGAATTTTGGAGACTTTCTCTGACTATGGAGAATAGCCATGGTTTTCCTGCTCAGATCACAAACATTAGATTTTTTGAAACCATAATACAGGATGTACTGAGGTTCTATAGCCAACATCATAGTTAACAGCAGGCACAGGGAGGAAGGAGAGTAATACCAGCTTCGCGGAAAGATTTGAGTGTTGGGAATTAGCATCCAAGCATTCTTAAGTATGTAGCTATTTATCACTTTGGGATAAGATATATCTACAGGATGAAAGCATGAAAAGGCCTAAGGACTGACTACAGTAAGGTTGATCATAAAGAGATCAACCCTGGGAGACGAGAGTGGTCAAGATCAAAATTTTGTAGGAAATTTCATTGGGTAGTGATTTAGTGGATGCTACTATCTTGGCTTGACTGCTTTATCCTCTGGTTGGATCCACCTATACCCATGAAATTGCCTACTCTTTATTCCCCCCAAAAGGCATACATGCATTTAGAACTAACTAATCATGCTTCTAAGCAAGTGAACAAATAGATGTCCATGTTTGAGTATTGAAACAAAGATCTAAACTGCAGCAAAGGATATTAGCAACCTTCTAAGGAATCAACATCAAATTAGGCCTCTCTGGGATGCATAAAATATTTGAggccaagaagagaagaatgaaaATCTTTTATCTCTTAAAATACAGCTCTTTCATGAAAAAATACTGCAACATTGAGCAGTCTGTGGAAACATTTCCTTGAATCCTTGCCAATCTCTCCTAATGATCAAATGGTTCCATTTGGTCAGCATTGGTTACTAGTGAGGCACAGCTGAATTTTGAAGACCCATTACCCTGTTTTTCTCATTTCATCTTTGGATGAATACGTATCCCCAACCATTTTTCTGGTTTCTATGATGATATTAAAGC
It encodes the following:
- the LOC122085816 gene encoding uncharacterized protein LOC122085816, which translates into the protein MGSRLGRRVIHFANLPIKLLMPSTFSNIKEIALKTIPSASKIEIKRVLESLYGFEVEKVQTLNMEGKKKKRGGLLIAKPDYKKAYVTLKNPLSISPDLFPMRIIEEERQRMNKQSKSSIVEEKEVKSHWLDGIGDNSRFKPEKQPSKQGRRGGRGAFGDTNTGTTKFPWSSMHSSK